In a genomic window of Malassezia japonica chromosome 4, complete sequence:
- a CDS encoding uncharacterized protein (EggNog:ENOG503NYX4; BUSCO:EOG09261404; TransMembrane:1 (n3-10c14/15o2493-2512i); COG:S), with the protein MGCLGIAVVVYAYAAQADDELSVNEGETLYLEELIDDAWYRARRRAVDASGNVLPAADEAGLVPANYVESSAPLKQVVAAYDYAAQNEDELSMNEGETLDVYEVDDQWLLASLHGSFGLVPANYVEEGGAAAQQDAGPRAEPVPAPAPPIEEPAEESAPPPRAMPPPFAPVAPAAPPAPVAPPAPAAPPAPAAPPAPVAPAAPAAPPGPAAPPAPAAPIPPPSAFLPPPSRARADEDETDGTETSATADVPAAWTAPRASAAPDEMKMWSVTELDKKKKRKGKGTLGIGNCALFFATETNGASVPQIDISNVLHSSTDGKYLTLELSGAANVEGDLLQFHVGSKSAGDAIQSKIEASKKAASRGSAPTPTPAPAPAPAPSPAVTAGPKSKSSAPLEQEMVVVLYDFEAQGDDELSVSEHDQLALIEKENDEWWKLQNAAGVVGVVPAAYVEILDSVRDMPQEPAAPRSQTSIVSSTSKGSSRRGSTPKKVGFEGGAAPAAKKPTRTRTWIDATGKFKVDAELVDVRNEHVRLHKTNGSMIEVPFAKMSDVDLAYLEKVTGRRLVMAPSDVVSRPRAEPRQERSRAPRDPRSVAPPRDPRAVAPPRDQRNRRSSQVPSRNIDWFEFFLEAGVDVDNCTRYATLFERDQIDEAILEEVDANMLRSIGLREGDIIRVRRLIDKRNGRTPTNRTPARTASPPRSREDEQRRIREDEELARKLQAQEIAAQRRASGAATRAERVPTERKADKPSPVPERSPAPERSPLPDRTPESKNGVDAETIAAAVELLRERERKEKEADEKDKPKDKPKEDEKKPLDPESALFDKLAGMKPAPKPTMTAAGAKAPFAPVPANQGLLQPLIPLQGTGQIVPTGTGWPASMQGQMTGYPMMPMSTGYPQSPFAGGQMPQMPQMTGMQVPQPQAPQPQQPALGAATAETTQSNDKYSAANVFQQMKTGAFSRDNDSMPQSSGKYDALRAQPTGFASGGIVSDAPQQPQMDASPFAGGFMPQQMTGMPMAPTGMYGHPTGGYMMPPQGLKQQWQESLQHAVDELCALHTDTSMAKQWRAMPTNRESGRAAPPQDAGDVSVSSALNDVPAPTQTPTPHGGDDPVAFAVMRKRLGGTDVYRASWEHACREALPMEAFEAVLQNAQRTPHWLPVVEGADVIEVLGPHTQVQKTRFRLGWPTSARDAILLTYIAADSDALVYVATSVPRTHDAPSYLRPAPPYVRAHVHLSALFVRRTSPTRLALTAYWSWDLHGALLGIRSNAMVAYFPRMLPSLVAYVEQERQVPYLASYGAGVEVTASLSGDEVPLELSYTVLDEDEDGPSHGIPFGPDGLAPPRSIAIGLPMRGGWALHVNAKAARNSSAQWRAKLAVSAPYYTLILEHDPIENAESFIRVHIEVRRAPSGVQVNDEDVAEVPSVPLPSRPPLLDRLVSAHAMSPASRLSDSPDVRLPRSTSSGTLSSTVPSLQLTPLASLVRRNYIYFTSLLQEPEAKWTRVSDLRGVTVTQLDSIDPTLVVYRAEATFVGLSVWDFFSTLSHPELAAQWDKTSGRAVLLRDMGGQSVVWHMHTQGSWTTTARDAVLVQTAYKSPNSIHLFAFSTDDTDAFPWLPPSDPSSIRTQVDLRGWSIEALSPTTVHVTLMEQSDPRGWVSKTAVPAQMIASMAGVGEYTIRNGGPPIVTRFLHARACTWRYDHEQATYTLEYAAAPDEILDEADDTIECEIRCSMESWAPNLDVAVTPPPRNVACLRRHKLSLGGGGLWMTIEHSTAALANERVVVTVRKGPAQSKERNVVLLNGTRARVDSDDLDPAQVKELARRKRTKPQRVPLDFHPRAAPDVAEAEETEDAEEAEAPQPAPAPAPAAQHPMQSALDALFLLRRINSERHPDPAGVPAGWALVSERNGLYIRRKLLESLSPTVAVQRADKIVEGIAAEELLHLVSNLGCRALWDERMGNATTLASYGSGATATSWVAQGSFPFRPRQFVVSSLTAYGSQVAPLTPSGLMSPTTSRQPVYFHASASCDMPDVDPAKLNPQQLPLGRVLIDGWIFETLDPYSSASYAIPSTRATHVVAIDYGGAMPASINALWNAALPRAVLQLEHFLQTRGPTPSLRSPPAWMHVVGDGHDDDRTLVWTLQRPQRPVSLLTSDFAAKERTMRVVVLLPRQDLLAVPASPPTLSLQSTPTSPIQRAASRNSHKPRDATEISVVDVQIELQHYPQGYALDVAWAEAEPASDETLSDTFDLSIEPKTPPNDACPLQVKVLDRPPSALQAATRNAVDRSHKHLVRVELPGVQKDSAWYTQLQARGVAVRVTATPLAAAAKAQGTETGQVPVTCNGKVAEIVYGDESVRSLEETALVDQLERIARPGPVPSTPREMPRGWERSVDANVLAQPLARAHGLQKDAPPKEEPKPALAPAAPAPDAQAEAPSPAPAPMFGLLRPSSRSHSASRFNTTLSSMTQLVSLGAKDEEHAQLPGTLQDEPEAAPRVSMRGKPRYRLSTLVLVSIVSFLLGSLVRSLIQPADYILVPPTGITEAPPARPGGLSETRSMLDMAAREIDSLVRAARQLHVFTGQAVDGAARGDHPVLDTPPAPAENLVRWREVRRFFDVRLPGHWDVVLALVRR; encoded by the exons ATGGGCTGCCTCGGGATTGCGGTGGTGGTGTACGCGTACGCGGCACAGGCCGACGATGAACTGTCGGTGAACGAGGGAGAAACACTGTATCTAGAAGAGCTCATTGACGATGCGTGgtaccgcgcgcggcgccgtgcggtgGATGCGTCGGGAAACGTGCTcccggcggccgacgaggcagGACTCGTGCCGGCCAACTACGTGGAAagcagcgcaccgctcAAGCAGGTCGTTGCCGCGTACGACTATGCGGCACAgaacgaggacgagctTAGCATGAACGAGGGCGAGACACTCGACGTGTacgaggtcgacgaccaGTGGCTCTTGGCATCACTCCACGGCTCGTTCGGTCTCGTGCCGGCAAACTATGTAGAGgagggcggcgcagcggcgcagcaggacgcagggccgcgcgcggaaCCCGTTCCGGCACCCGCACCGCCGATCGAGGAGCCGGCCGAGGagagcgcaccgccgccgcgcgccatgccgccgccgtttGCGCCGGTGGCtcccgcggcgccgcctgcaccgGTTGCTCCGCCTGCACCAGCCGCTCCGCCTGCACCGGCTGCTCCACCTGCACCGGtggcgccggctgcgccggctGCTCCGCCCGGaccggctgcgccgcctgcgccggcggcccCCATTCCCCCTCCTTCTGCCTTCCTTCccccgccgtcgcgcgcacgcgcagacGAAGACGAGACGGACGGAACAGAGACCAGCGCAACTGCCGACGTGCCTGCAGCAtggaccgcgccgcgtgcgtcggccgcgccagACGAAATGAAGATGTGGTCGGTAacg GAACTCGACAAGaaaaagaagcgcaaggGCAAGGGCACGCTCGGTATCGGCAACTGCGCACTGTTTTTTGCGACCGAGACGAATGGCGCATCGGTCCCTCAGATTGATATCAGCAACGTGCTGCACTCGTCGACCGACGGCAAGTACCTGACGCTCGAACTGTCTGGCGCAGCGAACGTCGAGGGTGACCTGCTCCAGTTCCACGTCGGCTCCAAGAGCGCCGGAGACGCCATCCAGTCCAAGATTGAGGCGAGCAAGaaggccgcgtcgcgcggcagtgcgccgacgccgacgcctgcgcctgcgcctgcgcctgcaccgtcgccggccgtgaCGGCGGGTCCCAAGAGCAagtcctcggcgccgctcgagcaaGAAATGGTCGTTGTGCTCTACGACTTTGAGGCGCAAGGCGACGATGAGCTGAGCGTTTCGGAGCACGACCAGCTTGCGCTCATCGAGAAGGAAAACGACGAGTGGTGGAAACTGCAGAACGCCGCGGGCGTCGTCGGTGTCGTGCCTGCGGCTTATGTCGAGATCCTCGACAGTGTGCGTGACATGCCGCAGGAgcccgcagcgccgcgctcgcagACGTCGATCgtgagctcgacgagcaaaggctcgtcgcgccgcggcagcaCCCCGAAAAAGGTCGGCTTCgaaggcggcgccgcacctgCGGCCAAGAagccgacgcgcacgcgcacctGGATCGATGCGACCGGCAAGTTCAAGGtcgatgccgagctcgtggacGTGCGCAACGAGCATGTGCGCCTGCACAAGACGAACGGCTCGATGATCGAGGTCCCCTTCGCCAAGATGTCGGACGTCGACCTGGCCTACCTCGAAAAAGTTActggccgccgcctcgtcaTGGCGCCGTCGGACGTGGTGTCGCGCccgcgtgccgagccgcgccaAGAACggagccgcgcgccgcgcgatcCGCGGTCTgttgcgccgccgcgcgatcCACGGGCTGttgcaccgcctcgcgacCAGCGCAACCGGCGGTCGTCGCAGGTGCCGTCGCGCAACATTGACTGGTTCGAGTTTTtcctcgaggccggcgtcgaTGTGGACAACTGCACACGGTACGCGACCTTGTTTGAGCGCGACcagatcgacgaggcgatccTCGAAGAAGTCGACGCCAATatgctgcgcagcatcggTCTGCGCGAGGGCGACATTATccgtgtgcgccgcctgatTGACAAGCGCAACGGGCGCACACCGACGAACcggacgccggcgcgcaccgcgtcgccgccccgttcgcgcgaggacgagcagcgccgcattcgcgaggacgaagagCTTGCACGTAAGCTCCAAGCGCAAGAGattgccgcgcagcgccgggcgagtggcgcggcgacgcgcgccgagcgcgtgccgacaGAGAGAAAGGCGGACAAGCCGAGCCCTGTGCCGGAGCGCAGCCCCGCGCCGGAGCGCAGTCCGCTCCCGGACCGCACGCCCGAGAGCAAGAACGGGGTCGACGCGGAGACGATCGCTGCCGctgtcgagctcctgcgcgagcgcgagcgcaaggaaaAGGAGGCAGACGAAAAGGACAAGCCCAAGGACAAGCCCAAGGAGGATGAAAAGAAGCCTCTCGACCCCGAGTCGGCGCTCTTTGACAAGCTCGCGGGCATGAAACCGGCGCCAAAGCCGACCATGACTGCAGCgggcgccaaggcgccgtTTGCGCCGGTGCCTGCGAACCAGGGCCTACTGCAGCCGCTCATCCCCTTGCAGGGCACGGGCCAGATCGTGCCGACCGGCACCGGGTGGCCTGCGTCGATGCAAGGCCAAATGACGGGCTACCCCATGATGCCAATGTCGACCGGCTATCCCCAGAGCCCCTTTGCAGGCGGCCAGATGCCGCAGATGCCGCAGATGACCGGCATGCAGGTCCCGCAGCCGCAAGCCCCGCAGCCGCAGCAGCCGGCGCTTGGTGCAGCGACGGCAGAGACGACGCAGTCCAACGACAAGTACAGCGCCGCGAATGTCTTCCAGCAGATGAAGACGGGTGCCTTTTCGCGCGATAACGACTCGATGCCGCAGAGCAGCGGAAAGTACGACGCACTGCGTGCACAGCCTACAGGGTTTGCTTCTGGTGGTATCGtgagcgatgcgccgcagcagccgcagatggacgcgtcgccgttCGCTGGCGGATTCATGCCGCAGCAAATGACGGGCATGCCGATGGCGCCTACAGGGATGTATGGCCATCCGACAGGCGGCTACATGATGCCGCCGCAAGG TCTCAAGCAGCAGTGGCAAGAGTCGCTGCAGCATGCCGTCGACGAACTATGTGCGCTGCACACCGACACATCCATGGCCAAACAATGGCGTGCGATGCCGACCAACCGCGAAAGCGGgcgggctgcgccgccgcaagacgcgggcgacgtgTCGGTATCGAGTGCACTGAACGATGTACCTGCCCCGACACAGACGCCGACTccgcacggcggcgacgatcCCGTCGCATTTGCCGTGATGCGcaaacgcctcggcggcaccgACGTGTACCGGGCGTCGTGGGAGCACGCAtgccgcgaggcgctgccgaTGGAGGCGTtcgaggcggtgctgcAGAATGcacagcgcacgccgcactGGCTCCCGGTCGTCGAGGGGGCAGACGTGATCGAGGTCCTCGGTCCCCACACGCAGGTGCAAAAGACGCGCTTCCGCCTCGgctggccgacgagcgcgcgcgatgcgatCCTGCTTACCTATATTGCTGCAGACAGTGATGCGCTGGTGTACGTCGCGACgtcggtgccgcgcacgcacgatgcgccgtcgtacctgcgcccggcgccgccgtacGTTCGCGCACACGTCCACCTCTCGGCGCTGtttgtgcgccgcacgtcgccgacgcgcctcgcgctgacCGCGTACTGGTCGTGGGACCTGCATGgagcgctgctcggcatccGCAGCAATGCCATGGTCGCCTACTTTCCCCGGATGCTGCCGAGCCTTGTCGCGTACGTCGAACAGGAGCGCCAGGTGCCCTACCTGGCGAGCTACGGCGCAGGAGTTGAGGTGACCGCTTCCTTGTCCGGTGACGAGGTGCCGCTCGAACTCTCCTACacggtcctcgacgaggacgaggacgggCCGAGCCACGGCATCCCCTTTGGCCCAgacggcctcgcgccgccgcgatcgATCGCGATTGGCCtgccgatgcgcggcggctgggCACTGCATGTCAACGCCAAGGCCGCACGCAACAGCAGCGCCCAGTGGCGCGCCAAACTCGCCGTGTCTGCGCCGTATTATACCCTGATTTTGGAGCATGATCCAATCGAGAACGCCGAATCGTTTATTCGTGTACACATCGAGGTACGGCGTGCACCGTCTGGCGTCCAGGTCAACGACGAagacgtcgccgaggtgccgagcgtgccgctgccgagccgcccgccgctgctcgaccgcctcgtgTCGGCGCATGCAAtgtcgcctgcgtcgcgcttgAGCGATAGCCCCGACGTGCGTCTGCCCCGTTCGACGTCTTCTGGAACGCTGTCGAGCACGGTGCCTTCGCTGCAGCttacgccgctcgcgtcgctcgtgcggcgcaaCTACATCTACTTTACCTCGCTCCTGCAAGAGCCCGAGGCAAAGTGGACGCGCGTGTCGGACCTGCGTGGCGTGACCGTGACGCAACTCGACTCGATCGACCCTACGCTCGTGGTGTACCGCGCAGAGGCGACGTTTGTCGGCCTCTCCGTGTGGGACTTTTTCTCGACGCTGAGCCaccccgagctcgcggcgcagtggGACAAGACGTCCGggcgcgcggtgctgctgcgtgaCATGGGCGGCCAGAGCGTCGTGTGGCATATGCACACGCAGGGCTcgtggacgacgacggcgcgcgacgcggtcctCGTGCAGACCGCGTACAAGTCGCCGAACTCGATCCACCTCTTTGCGTTCTCGACGGACGACACGGACGCCTTCCCGTGGCTCCCGCCGTCCGACCCCTCGTCGATCCGGACGCAGGTCGATCTGCGTGGCTGGagcatcgaggcgctgtCGCCCACCACAGTCCACGTCACGCTCATGGAGCAGAGCGATCCGCGTGGCTGGGTCAGTAAGACGGCCGTGCCTGCGCAGATGATTGCGTCGatggccggcgtcggcgagtacACGATTCGCAACGGCGGCCCACCGATCGTGACGCGCTTCCTGCACGCACGGGCATGTACGTGGCGCTACGACCACGAGCAGGCGACGTACACGCTCGAGTACGCCGCGGCCCCCGACGAGATCCTCGACGAAGCGGACGACACGATCGAGTGCGAGATCCGCTGCAGTATGGAGTCCTGGGCGCCGAATCTCGACGTTGCCgtgacgccgccgccgcgcaacGTCGCGTGCCTGCGTCGCCACAAGctgtcgctcggcggcggtggcctCTGGATGACGATCGAGCACagcaccgcggcgctcgccaacGAGCGCGTGGTCGTGACCGTGCGCAAAGGGCCGGCCCAGTCCAAGGAGCGCAATGTCGTGCTGCTCaacggcacgcgcgcgcgcgtcgattccgacgacctcgacccCGCACAGGtcaaggagctcgcgcgccggaAGCGCACCAAGCCGCAGCGCGTTCCCCTCGATTTTCACccccgcgctgcgccggacgtggccgaggcggaggagACAGAAGACGCggaggaggccgaggcaccgcagcccgcgccggcgccggcgcctgcggcgcagcatccGATGCAatccgcgctcgacgcactgTTCCttctgcgccgcatcaACTCGGAGCGCCATCCGGACCCTGCTGGCGTGCCGGCCGGCTGGGCGCTCGTCTCGGAGCGCAACGGCCTGTACATTCGGCGCAAGCTCCTTGAAAGCCTGTCGCCAACTGtggccgtgcagcgcgcggacAAGATTGTCGAGGGCatcgcggccgaggagctcttGCACCTTGTCTCGAACCTGGGGTGCCGTGCGCTCTGGGACGAGCGCATGGGCAATGCAACCACACTGGCTAGCtacggcagcggcgcgacggcaaCGAGCTGGGTGGCGCAGGGTTCCTTCCCCTTCCGCCCGCGGCAGTTTGTCGTCAGCTCGCTCACGGCCTATGGTAGCCAGGTGGCGCCACTCACCCCGTCCGGGCTCATGTCGCCGACCACGTCGCGGCAGCCGGTCTACTTCCACGCGTCTGCATCGTGCGACATGCCCGACGTAGACCCGGCCAAGCTTAATCCGCAGCAGCTGCCGCTTGGGCGCGTGCTGATTGACGGCTGGATCTTTGAGACGCTCGATCCGTACAGCTCCGCCTCGTATGCGATTCCCAgcacacgcgcgacgcacgtcgTGGCGATCGACTATGGCGGCGCGATGCCCGCCTCGATCAATGCGCTGTGgaacgcggcgctgccccgtgccgtgctgcagctcgagcactTTTTGCAGACGCGCGGCCCTacgccgtcgctgcgctcgccgccggcttGGATGCACGTCGTGGGTGACGgccacgacgacgaccgcacgctcgtctGGACGCTGCAGCGGCCCCAGCGCCCGGTGTCGCTCCTGACGAGCGACTTTGCTGCCAAGGAGCGTACGATGCgagtcgtcgtcctcctgCCGCGGCAGGATCTCTTGGCGGtgcccgcgtcgccgccgacgctcaGCCTGCAGTCGACCCCGACGTCGCCCATCCAGCGCGCTGCGAGCCGCAACTCGCAcaagccgcgcgacgcgaccgAGATCAGCGTCGTGGACGTGCAGATCGAGCTACAGCACTATCCCCAGGGCTATGCCCTCGACGTCGCATGGGCCGAAGCCGAGCcggcctcggacgagaCGCTCTCGGACACGTTTGACCTGTCGATCGAGCCAAAGACACCGCCGAACGATGCGTGCCCGCTCCAGGtcaaggtgctcgaccgcccGCCGTCGGCGCTTCAGGCGGCGACACGCAACGCGGTCGACCGCTCGCACAAGCACCtcgtgcgtgtcgagctgccGGGCGTGCAAAAGGACTCGGCGTGGTacacgcagctgcaggcgcgcggcgtcgccgtgcgcgtgacggccacgccgctcgcggccgccgccaaggCCCAGGGTACCGAGACCGGCCAGGTGCCGGTGACGTGCAACGGCAAGGTAGCCGAGATTGTTTATGGCGACGagtcggtgcgcagccTCGAGGAGACGGCGCTAGTCGACCAGCTGGAGCGCATTGCGCGCCCGGGGCCTGTGCCGTCGACACCGCGCGAGATGCCGCGCGGGTgggagcgcagcgtcgacgccaacgtcctcgcgcagccgctcgcCCGTGCGCACGGCTTGCAGAaagatgcgccgccgaaggAAGAACCGAAGCCTGCGttggcgccggccgcgcctgcgcccgatgcacaggccgaggcaccgtcgcctgcgcctgcgcccatGTTTGGCCTCTTGCGGCcgtcgagtcgctcgcacagcgcgtcgcgcttcaACACGACACTGTCGAGCATGACGCAGCTCGTATCGCTTGGTGCCAAGGATGAAGagcatgcgcagctgccTGGCACTTTGCAGGACGAGCCtgaggcggcgccgcgcgtgagCATGCGCGGCAAGCCGCGCTACCGCCTGTCGACGTTGGTCCTCGTCTCGATCGTCTCGTTCCTGCTCGGCTCGCTTGTGCGCTCGCTCATCCAGCCGGCGGACTATATTCTTGTCCCCCCCACCGGCATAACTGAGGCGCCCCCCGCGCGTCCCGGTGGCCTGTCCGAGACGCGCAGCATGCTCGACatggccgcgcgcgagatTGACTCGTTGGtccgtgcagcgcgtcagCTGCATGTCTTTACCGGCCAGGCGGTTgatggcgcggcgcgtggcgaccACCCCGTACTGGATACTCCCCCCGCACCTGCTGAGAACCTGGTACGCTggcgcgaggtgcgtcgCTTTTtcgacgtgcgcctccCCGGCCACTGGGACGTGGTCCTGGCGCTGGTCCGGCGGTAG